In Nitrospira sp., one genomic interval encodes:
- a CDS encoding sigma-54-dependent Fis family transcriptional regulator, with the protein MGIAGKVLIVDDEQDALENCRRILSRVPYHCLTENDPVRALDVIQRERPGLILTDLRMPILDGIEVLTAAKRFDPAVQVVLLTAHATVQTAVTSMRYGAFDYITKPFTSADLVQVARRAFGEDGQAVKAERAANEAETREEGLAGQSRQSRHAGLARVIGESAAMQSVFDLIEKVAPTPSNVLVYGESGTGKELVAHAIHDASLRADRPFIPVDCVSLPDTLLESELFGHEKGAFTGAHVSKPGLFEIAAGGTVFLDEVSGMSQTLQSRLLRVLQERQVRRVGGIRFMDVDVRVIAASNQDLEAACRRGEFREDLYYRLNVIPIALPPLRQREGDVVLLAREFLRRFIRQQGAMATSVPELDRDASDLLSAYGWPGNVRELQNVIERAAVLADGPMITRAHLPERLRANGAEDTAPAEPGSFKHAKQVAVTTFERGFLIDLLKRHDGHMGRAAREAGVDRKTIERMVKKHGLRELF; encoded by the coding sequence ATGGGGATTGCAGGAAAAGTTTTGATCGTCGACGACGAGCAAGATGCGCTGGAAAACTGTCGCCGCATTCTGAGCCGCGTGCCCTATCACTGTCTGACCGAAAACGATCCGGTTCGCGCGCTCGACGTGATTCAGCGGGAACGCCCTGGGTTGATCCTCACGGATCTGCGGATGCCGATTTTGGACGGCATCGAAGTGCTGACGGCCGCGAAGCGATTCGATCCTGCCGTGCAGGTCGTGCTGTTGACGGCTCATGCCACCGTGCAGACTGCGGTGACCTCGATGCGGTACGGGGCGTTCGACTACATCACCAAGCCGTTTACGAGCGCGGATCTCGTACAGGTGGCGCGCCGCGCGTTCGGCGAGGACGGCCAGGCCGTGAAGGCGGAGCGGGCGGCGAACGAGGCGGAAACGCGGGAGGAAGGACTGGCCGGTCAATCGAGGCAGTCCCGCCATGCGGGATTGGCGCGGGTGATCGGCGAGAGCGCCGCCATGCAGTCGGTCTTCGATTTGATCGAAAAAGTGGCCCCGACGCCGTCCAACGTCTTGGTCTACGGCGAGAGCGGCACGGGGAAAGAATTGGTCGCCCATGCCATTCACGACGCCAGCCTGCGGGCCGATCGTCCCTTCATTCCGGTGGACTGCGTGTCGTTGCCGGATACGCTGCTCGAATCCGAATTGTTCGGGCATGAGAAAGGGGCCTTCACCGGGGCCCACGTCTCGAAACCTGGCCTGTTCGAGATCGCAGCCGGCGGGACCGTGTTCCTCGACGAGGTGAGCGGGATGAGCCAGACCCTGCAGTCGCGTCTCCTGCGCGTGTTACAGGAACGGCAAGTTCGGCGGGTGGGCGGCATTCGCTTCATGGACGTCGACGTGCGGGTGATCGCGGCGTCGAACCAGGATCTCGAGGCGGCTTGCCGTCGCGGCGAGTTTCGAGAAGACCTCTACTATCGCCTAAATGTCATTCCCATCGCCCTGCCCCCGCTTCGTCAGCGCGAGGGGGATGTCGTCTTGCTGGCGCGTGAGTTCCTCCGGCGGTTCATCCGGCAGCAAGGTGCGATGGCGACCTCGGTCCCGGAATTGGATCGGGATGCGAGCGACCTGCTCTCGGCCTACGGCTGGCCTGGAAACGTGCGTGAACTGCAAAACGTGATCGAACGGGCGGCGGTCTTGGCCGACGGGCCGATGATTACCCGCGCCCATTTGCCTGAGCGGCTCAGGGCGAATGGGGCCGAAGACACGGCGCCCGCCGAACCGGGCTCCTTCAAACATGCGAAGCAAGTTGCGGTCACGACCTTCGAGCGCGGGTTCCTGATTGACCTCCTCAAGCGGCATGACGGACACATGGGGCGGGCCGCGAGGGAGGCCGGCGTCGATCGAAAGACCATCGAGCGGATGGTCAAGAAGCACGGACTGCGCGAGCTCTTCTAG
- a CDS encoding multicopper oxidase domain-containing protein: MRSGRSGPRKMKQRKARAALRYMLGVMLPSVCLGVFSIASAAPADLHATAHSQPAWAEQLKGQTIIEDAQEGHVERTAMMERQHQRIMEKINEQLVHDAEVQRTGGQYNNVNMLHQYGAGNQDILLMSNSGAEPVSTGGGRCPATAPVRAYDVSAINVEISLNMWLDYYPGYMYVLTENIDKVRAEETRNRDAREKEGYDPGAVKNGLQSQWIQPLVIRGNQGDCVKLTLRNQLEGEEEVSLNIHGSSMVMSATGQPATTTNPDSIAAKGKAVEMEWYIPPTQQEGSRQFHSYSNDRELTVMGLFGTFVVEPKGSEYLEPLGSGEPQLAKSGWQVMIKNGSGPDFREFVLFYHEVGDEAFRPLNKKGDFIPQRDPLTDVYRPVARALNYRSEPFGVDNMQTQHEYFGFEDESMAYSAYTFGDPATTIPRSYLGDPAKFRLVHGGSEVFHSHHPHGGSIRWPRSPRAIDEMPLWHAAKNGPVKYPVIRTKSDRVDVEVIGPSETMDLETECGSGLCQQLAGDFLFHCHVAHHYIAGMWGYWRVYNTIQQGAHHNDVMPDLLELPDRKGRIKVGVTSDELIGKTVDWFGKQFKIIEKGKSDWKAEPAIVTIKDWVEMQFPPQGKPGHKDDERGQTLAYDASVVDWVWQGNRAMTERENTVPNPRYQSAHPGERLPIIFEPATGKVSWPHLKPHFGRRVAFSNNHNPSPWLDMIHLDEDGLPSSYPAKPGENGRWSMCPENAGSKKFNVHFIHTPMMLADKQGDTPAIMDEGGLIYVLHEEEAEVRKNNDRKYPLVVRSNIYDCIDWMLTSEWEDDDHSNFHSSKVNTHWHFLQFDNQSSDGVITGFSYEQSVRPFTMLEKKVDKGLPMPLNTVFTKAAKKGDRVITVKNAAQYHPNVEILIGADNVGGNEIGRVKSIKGNEITLYRPLKNDHPVKDIVTVEFVRQRFWVDSDVGTVFWHDHALGRVTWGHGGFGTMIIEPVGSTYHNPKTGAPIRSGPLADIRTVEPVGYGVNGSFRELMVQLNDSVPHTINIVTAGNPPGQPVEVALEAGKTISFPIPDHIKMTPMPFLNGGTHTTGGSLNFRAEPISGRMIANPDPSKLFSSTVHGDPYTPMLRAYLGDTIVFRLLQTMTNESMVWTLSGHTYLTERYAGDANRKNSIHVGIAERYDLVVPQAGGPRLQAGDYIHFNGRSSKFSEGAWGIVRVLDKETPDLQKLPAGYSGRNEIPKALAVCPADAPVKNFNVVALDFPSMKLNPNAPDAIEVDFERTIQMVNPDAKIYALEEDVAAVASGLQPMPLTLRANVGDCLKVKLTNKMKQGRASFSALGLAFDPKDSQGANVGNNPGEQTVAPGESRVYTYYADPFLGETASLVWDWGNVMTNPRNGLFGGIVIGPKGATYRDPKTGADISTKNSWVADVIVDRTIQGYEHRQNYRDVALFFQDEDNIIGTSFMPYVQNTAGLTAVNYRSEPYKFREANGCTLGKVFQPCSVDKPDSIATPLIEAHAGDPVRIHVFGASNEQNGMFSVEKHEWPIEPFMRGADQISVVEFSASEALDAFIPAAGGSFRLPGDYVWSNQRLPYAQSGQWGLLKVLPVDDQRILPLSQQAPSVKRAESGSGDTMVTRTSNAVR, translated from the coding sequence ATGAGATCGGGACGAAGTGGACCTCGGAAGATGAAGCAACGGAAGGCGCGCGCAGCCCTACGGTACATGTTGGGCGTGATGCTGCCTTCGGTCTGTCTCGGCGTGTTTTCAATCGCGTCGGCGGCGCCGGCGGATTTGCACGCGACGGCCCACAGCCAACCAGCTTGGGCTGAGCAACTCAAGGGGCAGACCATCATCGAGGATGCCCAGGAGGGGCATGTCGAGCGGACGGCCATGATGGAGCGCCAGCACCAGCGCATCATGGAGAAGATCAATGAGCAGTTGGTGCACGACGCCGAAGTGCAGCGGACAGGTGGGCAGTACAACAACGTCAACATGCTGCACCAATACGGCGCGGGCAATCAGGACATTCTCCTGATGTCGAACAGCGGGGCCGAGCCGGTCTCCACCGGCGGCGGCCGGTGTCCGGCGACGGCGCCGGTGCGGGCCTATGACGTCTCCGCGATCAACGTCGAGATCTCCCTCAACATGTGGCTCGACTACTATCCCGGCTACATGTACGTGCTGACGGAGAACATCGACAAGGTCCGGGCGGAAGAGACACGCAACCGGGACGCCCGTGAGAAAGAGGGATATGATCCGGGCGCCGTGAAGAACGGCCTGCAGAGCCAGTGGATTCAGCCGCTGGTCATCCGCGGCAACCAGGGCGACTGTGTGAAGCTCACGCTTCGCAACCAATTGGAAGGTGAGGAAGAAGTCAGCCTGAACATCCACGGCTCCAGCATGGTCATGTCGGCGACGGGTCAACCGGCTACGACAACCAATCCGGACAGCATCGCCGCCAAGGGCAAGGCCGTAGAGATGGAATGGTACATCCCGCCCACGCAGCAGGAGGGCAGCCGGCAGTTCCATTCCTACAGCAACGACCGTGAATTGACCGTGATGGGACTCTTCGGCACCTTCGTGGTCGAGCCGAAGGGATCCGAGTACCTGGAGCCGTTGGGCAGCGGCGAGCCGCAGCTTGCGAAGAGCGGCTGGCAAGTCATGATCAAGAACGGCTCGGGCCCGGATTTCCGTGAGTTCGTGCTGTTCTATCACGAGGTCGGCGATGAGGCCTTCCGCCCCTTGAACAAGAAGGGCGACTTCATCCCGCAGCGCGACCCGCTCACCGACGTCTATCGCCCGGTGGCCCGTGCGTTGAACTACCGCAGCGAACCGTTCGGCGTCGACAACATGCAAACGCAGCACGAATACTTCGGCTTCGAGGACGAGTCGATGGCCTACAGCGCCTATACCTTCGGCGATCCGGCTACGACGATTCCTCGCAGCTACCTCGGTGACCCGGCCAAATTCCGGCTGGTGCACGGCGGCTCCGAAGTGTTCCACTCGCACCATCCGCACGGCGGCTCCATCCGTTGGCCGCGCAGCCCGCGGGCCATCGATGAAATGCCCCTGTGGCATGCGGCCAAGAACGGCCCGGTGAAATACCCGGTGATCCGGACCAAGTCGGACCGTGTCGACGTGGAAGTCATCGGTCCGTCCGAGACCATGGACCTGGAGACCGAGTGCGGCTCCGGTCTCTGCCAGCAGCTGGCGGGCGACTTCCTGTTCCACTGCCACGTGGCCCATCACTACATCGCGGGCATGTGGGGCTATTGGCGGGTCTACAACACCATTCAGCAGGGCGCGCATCATAACGACGTGATGCCGGACCTGTTGGAATTGCCGGACCGCAAGGGCCGGATCAAGGTGGGCGTGACCTCGGACGAGCTGATCGGCAAGACCGTCGATTGGTTCGGCAAGCAGTTCAAGATCATCGAGAAGGGCAAGAGCGATTGGAAGGCGGAACCGGCCATCGTGACCATCAAGGATTGGGTCGAGATGCAGTTCCCGCCGCAGGGCAAACCCGGACACAAGGACGACGAACGTGGGCAGACCCTGGCCTACGATGCGAGCGTGGTGGATTGGGTCTGGCAGGGCAACCGCGCCATGACCGAACGTGAAAACACGGTGCCGAATCCGCGTTATCAATCGGCCCATCCGGGAGAGCGCCTGCCGATCATCTTCGAGCCGGCGACCGGCAAGGTGTCCTGGCCGCACTTGAAGCCGCACTTCGGCCGGCGTGTGGCGTTCTCGAACAATCACAATCCGTCGCCGTGGCTGGACATGATCCACCTCGACGAGGACGGCTTGCCGAGTTCCTATCCGGCCAAGCCGGGCGAGAACGGGCGCTGGAGCATGTGCCCGGAGAATGCCGGGTCTAAGAAGTTCAACGTGCACTTCATCCACACGCCGATGATGTTGGCCGACAAGCAGGGCGACACGCCGGCCATCATGGATGAAGGCGGGTTGATCTATGTCTTGCACGAAGAAGAAGCGGAAGTCCGGAAGAACAACGACCGGAAGTATCCGCTGGTCGTGCGGTCGAACATCTATGACTGCATCGACTGGATGCTGACCAGCGAATGGGAAGACGACGACCACTCGAATTTCCATTCTTCCAAGGTCAACACGCACTGGCACTTCCTGCAGTTCGACAACCAGTCGTCGGACGGTGTGATCACCGGCTTCTCGTACGAGCAGTCGGTGCGTCCGTTCACGATGCTGGAAAAGAAAGTGGATAAGGGCTTGCCGATGCCCTTGAACACCGTGTTCACCAAGGCCGCCAAGAAGGGCGACCGGGTCATCACCGTCAAGAATGCCGCGCAGTATCACCCGAATGTGGAGATCCTGATCGGGGCGGACAACGTCGGTGGCAATGAGATCGGCCGCGTCAAGTCCATCAAGGGCAACGAGATCACCCTCTATCGTCCGCTGAAGAACGACCACCCAGTGAAGGACATCGTGACGGTCGAATTCGTGCGGCAGCGGTTCTGGGTGGATTCGGATGTCGGCACCGTGTTCTGGCACGACCATGCGTTGGGCCGGGTGACGTGGGGCCACGGCGGATTCGGCACGATGATCATCGAGCCGGTGGGGTCGACCTATCACAATCCCAAGACCGGTGCGCCGATCCGGAGCGGTCCCTTGGCGGACATCCGGACCGTGGAGCCGGTGGGCTATGGCGTGAACGGCAGCTTCCGTGAACTCATGGTCCAGTTGAACGACAGCGTGCCGCACACGATCAACATCGTGACGGCAGGCAACCCCCCGGGTCAGCCGGTGGAAGTGGCCTTGGAAGCGGGGAAGACCATTTCGTTCCCGATTCCGGACCATATCAAGATGACGCCGATGCCGTTCTTGAACGGCGGCACGCATACGACGGGCGGCAGTCTGAACTTCCGGGCGGAGCCGATCTCCGGCCGAATGATTGCCAACCCGGATCCGTCGAAGCTGTTCAGCAGCACCGTGCACGGCGATCCCTATACGCCGATGTTACGGGCTTATTTGGGCGATACCATCGTGTTCCGGCTGTTGCAGACCATGACCAACGAGTCCATGGTCTGGACGCTGTCCGGCCATACCTATCTGACCGAGCGGTATGCCGGCGATGCGAACCGGAAGAACTCCATCCATGTCGGGATCGCCGAGCGGTACGACCTGGTAGTGCCGCAAGCGGGCGGACCGAGATTGCAGGCGGGCGACTACATCCACTTCAACGGTCGTTCGTCGAAGTTCTCGGAAGGCGCCTGGGGCATCGTGCGCGTGCTGGATAAGGAAACGCCCGATCTACAGAAGTTGCCGGCCGGCTACAGCGGCCGCAACGAGATTCCGAAGGCCTTGGCGGTCTGCCCCGCCGATGCGCCGGTGAAGAACTTCAACGTCGTGGCACTGGATTTCCCGTCCATGAAGTTGAATCCGAACGCGCCGGATGCCATCGAGGTGGACTTCGAACGCACCATCCAGATGGTCAACCCCGACGCCAAGATCTATGCGTTGGAGGAAGACGTGGCGGCGGTGGCGTCCGGCCTGCAGCCGATGCCGCTGACGTTGCGGGCGAACGTCGGAGACTGCTTGAAGGTCAAGTTGACCAACAAGATGAAGCAGGGCCGGGCGTCCTTCTCGGCGCTGGGCCTGGCCTTCGATCCGAAGGATTCTCAGGGGGCAAACGTCGGCAACAATCCGGGCGAACAAACCGTCGCCCCGGGTGAGAGCCGCGTGTACACGTACTACGCCGATCCCTTCCTTGGGGAAACGGCCTCCCTGGTGTGGGATTGGGGGAACGTGATGACCAATCCGCGCAACGGGTTGTTCGGCGGTATCGTGATCGGCCCGAAGGGGGCCACCTATCGCGATCCGAAGACTGGTGCGGACATCTCCACGAAGAACAGCTGGGTCGCCGATGTCATCGTCGATCGCACGATCCAGGGCTACGAGCATCGCCAGAATTATCGCGATGTGGCCCTGTTCTTCCAGGATGAAGACAACATCATCGGCACCAGCTTCATGCCCTACGTGCAGAACACGGCGGGTTTGACGGCCGTCAACTATCGCTCGGAACCCTATAAGTTCCGCGAAGCCAACGGCTGCACGCTGGGCAAGGTGTTCCAGCCTTGCTCCGTGGACAAGCCGGACAGCATTGCCACGCCGCTCATCGAGGCGCATGCGGGAGATCCCGTGCGCATCCATGTGTTCGGTGCGAGCAACGAGCAGAACGGCATGTTCAGCGTGGAGAAGCATGAATGGCCCATCGAGCCGTTCATGCGCGGCGCCGATCAGATCAGCGTCGTGGAGTTCTCCGCGTCCGAGGCGTTGGATGCCTTCATCCCGGCCGCCGGTGGCAGCTTCCGTCTGCCGGGCGACTACGTGTGGAGCAACCAGCGGCTGCCCTATGCCCAGTCCGGGCAGTGGGGCTTGCTGAAGGTGTTGCCGGTTGACGATCAGCGGATCCTCCCGCTGAGCCAGCAGGCCCCTTCGGTCAAGCGGGCGGAGTCCGGCTCGGGTGATACCATGGTCACCCGAACGTCGAACGCCGTTCGGTAA
- a CDS encoding DsbA family protein, protein MRLFLAASLITTGLAFPSPSNPADLPDDAVTRRALDHLIEQYIRAHPDVIEQSLQALENKRAAEEQQRQQAALARHQQELLHDPASPVSGDQSGDVTVVEFFDYRCGYCKKAAGALTQLQQQDAHVRVVYKDFPILGEASELAAKAALASVVQGKHRAFHEALLGTKQDLTRETLLQIARDAGLDAERLERDMAKEEWQQTIDRNRRLAKDLGINGTPAFIVGDDLIPGALDLKILQDLVARRRAR, encoded by the coding sequence ATGCGTCTTTTCCTCGCCGCCTCGCTCATCACGACGGGGCTCGCCTTTCCTTCTCCTTCGAACCCGGCTGACCTTCCTGACGACGCCGTCACCAGACGCGCGCTGGATCACTTGATCGAGCAATACATCCGCGCTCACCCGGACGTGATCGAACAGTCGCTGCAAGCGCTGGAAAATAAACGTGCGGCGGAAGAGCAACAACGACAACAGGCCGCCCTCGCCCGGCACCAACAGGAGTTACTGCATGATCCGGCCTCGCCGGTGAGCGGGGACCAATCCGGCGACGTGACGGTGGTGGAATTCTTCGACTACCGTTGCGGCTACTGCAAAAAAGCGGCCGGCGCATTGACGCAATTGCAGCAGCAAGATGCCCATGTGCGCGTCGTCTATAAGGACTTCCCGATCCTCGGGGAAGCGTCGGAGTTGGCCGCCAAAGCTGCGCTCGCGTCGGTGGTGCAAGGGAAGCACCGCGCCTTCCACGAAGCCCTGCTGGGCACGAAGCAGGACTTGACCAGGGAGACGCTGCTGCAGATCGCCCGTGACGCCGGCCTTGATGCGGAACGGTTGGAACGAGACATGGCGAAGGAGGAGTGGCAACAGACCATCGACCGGAACCGACGGTTGGCCAAGGACCTCGGCATCAACGGCACGCCCGCCTTCATCGTGGGAGACGATCTCATCCCCGGCGCCCTGGACCTGAAGATCTTGCAAGACTTGGTCGCGCGCCGCCGAGCGCGATGA
- a CDS encoding acetate/propionate family kinase → MSPNGDGMPVVLTINAGSSSLKWALFRLEASPVRIATGRIERIGLPDALVNSIDVETGRSEQRTAQVADHAAALALLTDQLARSGRALTVQAIGHRVVHGGDRYGEPALVSPEMLVELQRLSPYDPEHMPAELGLIESLTERYPQVPQVVCFDTGFHRHLPAVARLLAIPRRYERMGVRRYGFHGLSYAYLMEELERVAGREAAHGRVILAHLGNGVSMAAVRDGIGIDTTMGFTPTAGLPMSSRSGDLDPGLFAYLAKTEGMTAEEFHDMVNARSGLLGVSETSSDLRDLLAREAEDERAAEAVALFCYQGKKCIGAYAAALGGLDQLVFSAGIGEHSPVVRERMCKGLDHLGIRLDPAQNEAGAAVISAADSPVVVRVIRTDEESQIARAVCRWLKLETGC, encoded by the coding sequence ATGAGCCCCAATGGGGACGGCATGCCGGTGGTGCTCACGATCAATGCCGGATCTTCGAGCCTGAAGTGGGCGCTGTTTCGCCTTGAGGCCTCGCCGGTCCGAATCGCGACGGGCCGGATCGAACGGATCGGCCTGCCGGATGCCCTCGTGAACAGCATCGATGTGGAGACCGGCCGGAGCGAGCAACGAACCGCTCAGGTGGCGGATCATGCCGCGGCCCTGGCGCTGCTCACGGATCAACTGGCGCGGAGCGGCCGCGCTCTCACCGTGCAGGCCATCGGTCATCGGGTCGTCCATGGCGGCGACCGCTATGGGGAGCCTGCGCTGGTGTCGCCGGAGATGTTGGTTGAACTGCAGCGTCTCAGTCCCTACGATCCCGAACATATGCCGGCGGAACTCGGTTTGATCGAATCCCTGACAGAGCGATATCCGCAGGTGCCGCAGGTGGTCTGTTTCGATACGGGATTTCACCGGCACCTTCCGGCCGTGGCGCGGCTGCTGGCCATTCCACGCCGATATGAACGGATGGGCGTGCGGCGGTATGGGTTTCACGGCCTGTCCTACGCCTACCTCATGGAGGAATTGGAACGGGTGGCGGGGCGCGAGGCAGCCCACGGTAGGGTGATCTTGGCCCATCTGGGAAACGGAGTCAGCATGGCCGCCGTGCGCGATGGGATCGGGATCGATACCACGATGGGCTTCACGCCCACCGCCGGCCTGCCGATGAGCAGCCGGTCCGGCGATTTGGACCCGGGCCTCTTTGCGTACCTCGCCAAGACCGAAGGCATGACCGCGGAGGAGTTCCACGATATGGTGAACGCGCGTTCCGGCCTCCTGGGTGTTTCCGAGACCAGCTCCGATCTGCGCGATCTGCTGGCCCGAGAGGCGGAGGATGAGCGGGCCGCGGAAGCCGTCGCGCTCTTCTGTTATCAGGGGAAGAAATGCATCGGCGCCTATGCTGCGGCGCTGGGTGGCTTGGACCAGCTCGTGTTCAGCGCCGGGATCGGTGAACATTCGCCGGTCGTGCGGGAGCGTATGTGCAAAGGCCTGGACCATTTGGGCATCCGCCTGGATCCAGCGCAGAACGAAGCCGGAGCGGCGGTGATTTCCGCGGCGGACAGCCCCGTCGTCGTGCGGGTCATTCGCACCGACGAGGAGAGCCAGATCGCGCGCGCGGTCTGCCGGTGGCTGAAGTTGGAGACAGGTTGTTGA